The Methylotenera sp. G11 genome includes a window with the following:
- a CDS encoding GxxExxY protein, giving the protein MHADKNKILLDEISQKIIGCAYKVSNSLGNGFVEKVYENALCIDLINAGLELKQQQNLHVLYQNIIVGDFTADIIVNNLIIVELKACKGLDTVHQAQCMNYLKATNLSVCLLINFGNPKVEIRRIVNQF; this is encoded by the coding sequence ATGCACGCCGATAAAAACAAAATCCTCCTTGATGAAATCAGCCAGAAAATCATTGGGTGTGCCTACAAAGTCAGTAATTCACTAGGCAATGGGTTTGTAGAAAAAGTTTATGAAAATGCTTTATGCATTGATCTTATAAACGCAGGGTTAGAATTAAAGCAGCAGCAAAATCTGCATGTTTTATATCAAAACATTATAGTCGGCGATTTTACTGCTGACATTATCGTGAATAACTTAATTATTGTTGAACTTAAGGCATGCAAGGGACTAGATACAGTTCACCAAGCACAATGCATGAATTATCTTAAGGCTACAAACTTGTCTGTTTGTTTACTGATTAACTTTGGCAATCCGAAAG